The proteins below come from a single Neospora caninum Liverpool complete genome, chromosome IX genomic window:
- a CDS encoding electron transfer flavoprotein domain, related, producing MKGVLGTTVVCVKRALDYALKPPVDAGRQTLRTEGLKHAINPFCEIALEEAIRLKERSFVKRIVAVSVGGPGPSQQHEDVLRHALAMGADEAVLVRSPFKPDIHLQTLPTAKILRRFVETQKAQLVLLGKQSIDGDNRQVPQLLAGLLGWPQATCLHKLEVCEPAGLPPEASEERKRILLASREIDGGVQKVRLAPPAVLSCDLRLNTPRFVTLPNLMKAKKKQISVIEASTLVSEADLTPRLEILSITEPPRRKGGQWVANVDELIEKLITEAKVIHS from the exons ATGAAAGGCGTCCTCGGCACCACGGTCGTTTGCGTCAAGCGTGCGCTCGACTACGCTCTTAAGCCTCCTGTGGATGCGGGCCGACAAACTCTGCGCACAGAAGGGCTCAAGCATGCGATTAATCCGTTCTGCGAGATCGCACTTGAGGAG GCAATTCGGCTCAAAGAGCGCAGCTTCGTCAAGCGCATCGTCGCAGTTTCTGTGGGTGGGCCGGGGCCATCTCA ACAGCACGAAGACGTCCTGAGGCACGCACTGGCGATGGGCGCAGATGAGGCGGTCCTCGTAAGATCAC cTTTCAAACCCGACATTCACCTCCAGACGCTGCCGACTGCAAAGATCTTGAGGCGCTTCGTTGAGACTCAGAAGGCACAGCTTGTTCTTCTCGGCAAACAG tCGATCGACGGAGACAATCGGCAAGTGCCCCAACTCCTCGCGGGGCTCCTCGGGTGGCCGCAGGCGACTTGCCTGCACAAACTGGAAGTCTGCGAACCGGCGGGACTTCCGCCtgaggcgagcgaagagagaaagcggatcTTGCTCGCGTCGCGAGAAATCGATGGCGGGGTGCAAAAG GTCCGCCTCGCTCCGCCTGCGGTCTTGAGCTGCGACTTGCGCTTAAACACGCCGCGCTTTGTGACTCTGCCGAATCTgatgaaggcgaagaagaaacagattTCCGTCATCGAGGCCTCGACGCTCGTTA GCGAGGCCGACCTCACGCCGCGCCTGGAGATCCTCAG CATAACGGAACCTCCTCGGCGAAAAGGAGGACAGTGGGTGGCGAACGTCGACGAACTGATCGAGAAGCTGATCACAGAAGCGAAGGTTATCCACTCGtga
- a CDS encoding rab22a, member RAS oncogene family, related — protein MIGAAGAQEDRAYSRPGQLGAGGHGDLGYRGERPAGEVPKTLHFKLVLLGDTSVGKSCLVVRFAKDEFYEYQESTIGAAFMTQSVDLGSCIVKFEIWDTAGQERYRSLAPMYYRGAAAAVVVYDISNRDSFQGAKSWVQELQTVNDRSNVVIALAGNKEDLGAERQVPKQEAQQYADEHGILFIETSAKTGHNVNELFYEIAAALPKSRKEHDPHAGFQLNKTQEQKSSSGSWCACGGKSS, from the exons ATGATTGGTGCCGCAGGAGCGCAGGAAGACCGGGCGTACAGCCGCCCAGGACAACTCGGCGCGGGCGGGCACGGGGATCTCGGCTATCGCGGCGAACGGCCTGCCGGCGAGGTTCCAAAGACGCTGCACTTCAAACTCGTTCTCCTGGGAGACACGAGCGTCGGGAAAAGTTGCCTCGTTGTCCGGTTTGCGAAAGACGAGTTCTACGAATACCAAGAAAGCACCATTGGCG CTGCCTTCATGACCCAGTCAGTTGACTTGGGAAGTTGCATCGTGAAGTTCGAAATCTGGGACACAGCTGGACAGGAAAGATACCGATCTCTCGCGCCGATGTACTACAG aggagcggcggctgcagtcGTGGTGTACGACATCTCGAATCGCGACAGCTTCCAAGGCGCGAAGTCTTGGGTGCAGGAACTCCAGACGGTCAACGATCGGTCAAACGTCGTCATCG CACTCGCCGGGAACAAGGAAGATCTCGGTGCAGAGCGCCAAGTACCCAAACag GAGGCGCAGCAGTACGCAGATGAGCATGGAATCTTGTTCATTGAGACAAGCGCAAAGACAGGTCACAACGTTAACGAGCTCTTCTACGAAATCG CGGCCGCCCTTCCAAAGTCCCGAAAGGAGCACGATCCGCATGCAGGCTTTCAACTGAACAAGACGCAGGAACAGAAGTCTTCATCGGGATCGTGGTGTGCGTGTGGAGGCAAAAGCAGTTGa